In the genome of Maribacter forsetii DSM 18668, the window TATCATGCCTACTGAAACTGCATACTGAAAACTGAAACAGCCAACTGATTATTGCTAAATGTTATTTGTCTCCCGTAGTCGAAGTTACTTCATTTAAACGTCATTGCGAGCAAAGCGCGGCAATCTGTGGCTTTGGTACACGAAACAAACAGATTGCGTCGTCGCCAAAAAGCTCCTCGCAAAGACGAATAATTTTGCGCAATGCGCTAATCGTCGTACGCTTTTCGCTATCTGTTAATCGTTGTTAGTTGTTCGTAAATAAAATTATTGAATACCGGTAACTGAGCGTAGCCGAAGTTACTTCATTGAAACACTAAGCGCCACGCGAAAAGCGCACAGCGTATTGCGTTCAGCGACCAGCGTACAGCGTCCAACTCAATACGGTCAACCATCAACGGACAACCAACAACAGCCAACCGACAACAGTCAACGATCAACCAACAACGAACAACCAAATACGTTAACATTTCCCAAAAGGCGAGGGCATCCAACCTAAAAGTGTTAATTTTATAGTATGGCTATGAATATAAGAAAGGGGTTCCGCTTTGAAACTTATGAAGCACCCGAACAATCAGTTTTTGATAGGCTGTTCGATATTTTCCAAGAGCTTATTACACATACTTCTGGAGATTTTGACGAAGCTATTGATTGGTTACGAGAATTAGACAAGGAGTATGAACTTACTACTGAAGACTATACCATTGAAGACTTTATTGAAGAATTAAAGGCAAAGGGTTACATACGCGAAGAGTTTAAAGATGGCGGTGGCGACGCACAAGACGGCGAAGAAGGTTCCGGTGGCGGAGATATCTCCATTACCGCAAAGATGGAACGTATCATTCGTCAGCGTGCTTTAGACCAAATTTTTGGTAAACTTAAAAGAAGTGGTGCCGGTAATCATAAAACTGGTAAATCTGGACAAGGAGATGAACATACGGGTGACCTTAGGGAATACCGTTACGGCGATGGTCTAGAAAACATATCTATGACCGAGAGTCTTAAAAACGCTCAAATCAATCACGGTGTAGGTAGTTTTCATTTAAGTGAAAATGATTTGGTGGTAGAAGATACCCAACACAAAGCGCAGATGAGTACCATACTTATGATCGATATTAGTCATAGTATGATTTTGTATGGCGAAGACCGAATTACTCCTGCTAAAAAAGTGGCTATGGCTTTAGCAGAGCTGATTACGACCAGATACCCAAAAGATACTTTAGATATTTTGGTATTTGGTAACGATGCCTGGCCTATACCTATTAAAGATTTGCCGTACTTAAAAGTGGGTCCATATCATACCAATACAGTGGCTGGTTTACAATTGGCGATGGATATGCTTCGTAGAAAGCGAAATACCAATAAACAGATATTTATGATTACCGATGGTAAGCCAAGTTGTCTTCGCATGCCAGACGGTACGTATTATAAAAACAGTGTTGGCTTAGATGATTTTATTGTGGAGAAATGCTATAATATGGCGCGCCAGGCTCGTAAGCTTCATATACCGATAACAACATTTATGATCGCTCAAGATCCTTACTTAATGCAATTTATTCGACATTTTACCGAAGCGAATAAGGGGAAGGCTTTTTTCACTGGATTAAAAGGATTGGGTGAAATGATATTTGAAGATTACGAAGCAAACAGAAAAAAAAGATTGAAATAAGACCAAAAGAATACTATGAAATTAGATTATAAAAATATACATACGTTGGGAGCCTTAAAAGCTGCCGGATACGAAACTAAAAGTGTAAAAGATGAGTTGCGAGACAATCTTGTAGAAAAAATTAAGAAAGGAGAAGATGCTTTTCCTGGGGTTTGGGGTTATGAAGATACTGTAATTCCGGAATTAGAGCGTGCTATTCTTTCCCGTCATAACATTAATTTATTGGGACTTCGTGGTCAGGCGAAAACACGTTTGGCGCATTTAATGGTAAATCTGTTAGATGAATATATACCGGTTGTAGAAGGTTCTGAAATTAATGATGACCCTATGAAACCGATGTCTAGATTTGCCATGGAGCTTATCAAAGAAAAAGGTAATGATACCCCTATTACTTGGATGCATAAAGATGAACGTTTTGCTGAAAAATTGGCTACGCCAGATGTTACTGTGGCAGATTTAATTGGAGATGTAGACCCTATAAAAGCGGCAAATCTAAAATTGTCATATGCAGATGACAGAGTGATTCATTTCGGGATGATTCCTCGTGCCAACCGCTGTATTTTCGTGATTAACGAACTGCCCGATTTACAGGCACGTATACAAGTATCTTTATTCAATATTTTGGAAGAAGGAGATATTCAGATACGTGGATTCAAATTGAGATTGCCTTTGGATATTCAGTTTGTATTTACGGCTAATCCAGAAGATTATACGAATAGAGGTAGTATCGTTACTCCGCTGAAAGATAGAATTGGGTCCCAAATTTTAACGCATTACCCAGATGATATTGAGATAGCTAGAAAAATTACCGAGCAAGAAGCTAAGTTAGATTCTAGACAAACAGATGCAGTTTATGTTCCAGATTTAGCAAAAGACTTATTAGAGCAAATTATATTTGAAGCTCGTGATAGTGAATACGTAGATGCTAAAAGTGGTGTTAGTGCACGTACTAGTATTACCGCTTTTGAAAACTTATTAAGTACCGCAGAGCGTAGATCATTATTGAATGGTGGAAATAATACCATGGTTCGTTTGAGCGATTTCTTAGGAATCATTCCTGCAATTACAGGTAAAATAGAATTGGTGTATGAAGGAGAGCAGGAGGGAGCCGACGGAGTTGCTGGTATTCTTATAGATGATGCCGTAAAAACATTGTTTCCAAAGTATTTTCCGAAAATCAATAAACTTGAACGTAAAGATGAAGAAACGGTTTATGATGAGTTGTTACATTGGTTTTTTCAAGGAGAAGGCTTTGAGTTGATGGACGACTTCACTGATGAAGAATATAAACGTGCTTTAGATGGTATTCCTGCTTTAAATCAGTTATTAAAAGACCATCAGCCAGATTATGATGCTAAAGATGTATACTTCTTAAAAGAATTGTTGTTATGGGGATTGGTTTCCTTCAAAAAATTGAACAAACAAAGATTCACCGATGGGTTCGAGTTTAAGGATCTCTACAGTAGTTTCTTGAAAGATATCTAAAATCAAAAAAGCCCTATTCATTACCAATAGGGCTTTCTCTTTTTCACAGCAAAATTAAATTCATTGTAATTGATAAGCGGGCAGTTTAAATATGAAAGAACTTCCTTCATAGGGTTTACTTAAAACTACGATTGTGGTATCATGTAAATCCATTATTTTTTTGACTATTGCCAAGCCAAGACCTAAGCCTCTTTTCTGCGTACTTTTATCTACTTGTTTATACCTGTCAAATATAAAAGGTTGGTCGCTTACAGGTATTCCGTTACCAGTATCTGTAATATTAATTTCAATCTGTTTGCCCATTTTAACTAGACTCAACGTAACCTTTCCATTAGGTTCCGTATACTTTATGGCATTTTCAATTAAATTCTGTAGTGCTCTTTCAACCAGACCTATATCTGCATGTACCATGCAATTATCTTCAGGGTTTTCTAATTGAAGGTGAATTTGTTTTTCCTCCGCTAGAAGTCTGAATTTAGCAATCAAATCATGAGAAAGTTCGGTAATAGAAAAGGGTTCTTTTATAGGTGTAACCTGTTCAGCTTCTAATTTTGAATACTCAAACAACTGGTTTATTAAGCTGGAGAGCTTATCAATATTGTTATGTGTTATTTGTAAATATTCTTCTTTTTGACTCTCGGTCAGTGTATCTTTTTTGATCTGTAGCGTTTCTATATATCCCTTTAAAACAGCTAAGGGTGTACGTAAATCGTGAGATACATTGGCTATCAGTTCTCTACGTAGATTATCGACAGACTTCATTTTGTCCATGTTATCGACAATGGTATCTGCCATTTCATTAAAAGACAAGGCTACCACTTCAATATCTGATTGCTTAGGATTTTCAATTCTAATATCTAAATCCCCTTCTTGAAACTTACGTACTGTTTGTGTAATCAACCTTAGATTTTTGGTCAAGAACCAAATACTCAATATGCCTATCAATGCGGCAAAAACCATGGTCAATAGTATGGCTCCAATACTCAATTTAGTAAAGTAGGAGCTAAATAAATTATCGCTGATCAGGGCTAATTGCTTACCGGCAACAATAATGTATATATAACCTTCATGCCCATCAATGGAAAATGGTGCTGCTGAGAATATATTTTGCTCATCAGGATTTAAGGGGTCGTCTCCCAAAATAAATTCTTGTCCGCCAGTATCAATATATTTTTTAATAGGCTCTAAAGCCACCGACTTCATAGGCTCATTTTCATTATGCTCAAGTACAACAGAATACAGAATATCACCTGATTTATTCAATAAGTAAACTTCAATGCCGCGATTTACGGCCATCATATCGTGCATTAAATCTCCAAAAAGTTCTTTATTAACATTACCATCTTCTAGAAAGGGAGCGGCATTTTGAAATTTTTCTTGTATAACATGATCTGCAACATTTGCATTTACTCGCTGAGTAATTGCCTTGTTGTAATTTAGTGTTAGGTAGCCTGTAATAAAAATATACGAAGCTCCCATAAGTATGATAAGAAATATGAAGGCTACCCATAGTTTCTTTATCAATTTAGGAGTAAGAGTTTTGCCGTTATTTATCATGCTATTATCTCTTCATTAAATTTATACCCTACACCCCAAGTGGTTAAAATGTAATTTGGGTTTGCCATATCAGATTCTATTTTGGCACGTAATCTATTGATGTGCGAGTTTACGGTATGCTCATACCCTTCAAAGTTATAACCCCAAATAATATTTAATAATTCTGTTCTAGTGTAGTTTCTGCCAGGGTTTGATGCCATTAATACCAAAAGTTCAAATTCTTTTGGAGATAGCTCTATTTTATAATCCCCTAAAACTACTTTACGTTTGTCTATGTCTATTTTTAGTCCTTCCGCAAGAATAATAGAAGTGTCTTCTTGTTTCTTTTCTACTTTATTGGTTCGTCTTAAAACTGCCTTAATTCTTGCCAATAACTCCCTTATGCTAAACGGTTTTGTCATGTAATCATCTGCACCGATTTCTAGTCCTAAAACCCTGTCAATCTCTTCAGACTTTGCAGTAAGCATAATTACAGGAGTGTTTTTTGTAGCACGTAATTTTCTACATACTTCAACTCCGTCTAAACCTGGTAATGTTAAATCTAATAATATTAGATCATAATCATTTTCTAAAGCCGATTGCAAACCTTCATTACCATCCATTGCCATGGTAGTTTCATAACTAACATCTGATAAATGAAGTTCTAATAGCTTGATGATTTCCGGATCATCCTCAATAATTAATATACGTTTCATAGTGGATTACGAATTAAGATAAAAAGTATCACAGAAAAATCACATTGCAAGTAAAAAGAGGGATGCAAGGCAAATTTGCTTCGTATTAAGTCGTATAAAAACTTGTTAATTACATGAGTATCTAATAATTATTCATCATTTAATACCTTGTCACAAGTGAATTGCCCATAATTTAAAAGCAAAAAAAAACCTCGATAAGAACTTATCGAGGCTTGGTATATCTTATTTTATTTTTAATTGTTCCAATGATCTACATGCTGGTTCATGTCATCAAAAATGTAGGTGCCTACCATCTCTTTTCTATAAACAATTGCCAAGAAGGTTACTAGTAACAGAACGGCATAAAGTGCAAGTATTATGAAGCCGATAGGCAAAAAGCTACTTGGTATAATGTGATTCTCAAAATCTGAATAGCTAGATAACATTATCATCGTGTCTACCAGCTTATATATGTATACCAATGATATGCCATAAAGAGCATATTCTAATGTTCTCATAGGCGGATCGCTCAGTTCATTTTCATTAATTTTAAACCAAAGCACGTATAGAAATACAAGGTGAATGATGGATAAGATCGGGAAGAGGTAATTATCAATATTAAAAAAGTAAAACTTGTTGGTATACAACCCGTAAAAACTAAAAATGTTCAATAAAAAAATTACGACTATAGATGTAATTAATGTTCGCTTCCAGGTAAGTAATCCTTTAATAGAATTCATAAAATTAGTTTTAATTGGTTCGGGAGAATCATAGTTTCTTTGCAATTACGGGGAAGCTTAGTTATTACCTAAAACAATTCGATGAACGGCTAACTTCGTTGTTCAAGTCATTGGTTTTAAGTGAACCATACATTAATATTACTGCTTTTTAAACAAATTAACAATAAAAAACTTATAATAATTTTGTAGGAATATTTAGTAAAATTACTACCTGAATTAATGGCTCAAAATTAGAATTTATGAATACAATTATATGTGGTTACAGGTTATGTTTATAATGTAATTACATTTACATTATGAAGAAACAACGTTTTTGTTATTTAGTACGCTTACAGTATTTGGGATTTAGGTTTAATGGTTGGCAAGTGCAACCAAAGCTTAAAACTATAGTAGGTATGCTGAATAAAACTTTTATATTTTTATACCCCAATGTTCCATATAAAATTTTAGGTGCCGGTAGAACAGATTCAAAAGTATCTTCTCTTGATGGTGCTTTTGAGCTTTTTGTTGAGGAACCAATTTTAAATCTTGACATATTCCTTGTTAATTTCAATAAAAACCTACCCTCTGACATTAGGTTGCTTTCCATTGAATCTGTTGATCAAAGCTTCAATATTATTAAAAACAGTAAAACAAAAGAGTATCATTATTTTTTTTCTTTCGGATCAAAGAACCACCCATTTAGCGCTCCTTTTATAACTAACTATATAGATGAACTTGATTTGGAATTAATGAAACAGGGAGCAACATTATTTACAGGTACGCACGATTTTAGTGTTTATACCGCGGCGTTAAAGCCTAATACCATTACAGTACGTGAAATTGATTCTTGTACCATTGTGGCAAACGATGTTCTCACCGCAAACTTTTTTCCTGAACAAAGTTATATTTTAAAGGTTGTAGGAAGCGGATTCATGAGATATCAGATACGAATGATTATGGGGGCTTTAGTGCAGCTTGGCAAGAACGAGCTCACTTTACATGAAATCAAAGAATCTTTAATTGCAGGGTCTTCTCAAAAACTAAATACAATCGCTCCGGGGTCTGGTTTAATGTTAAACCAATTACACTTCAATAAGTAGAACGTAGTTTTAATATATTTATAAAAAATTGTTCATGG includes:
- a CDS encoding vWA domain-containing protein codes for the protein MAMNIRKGFRFETYEAPEQSVFDRLFDIFQELITHTSGDFDEAIDWLRELDKEYELTTEDYTIEDFIEELKAKGYIREEFKDGGGDAQDGEEGSGGGDISITAKMERIIRQRALDQIFGKLKRSGAGNHKTGKSGQGDEHTGDLREYRYGDGLENISMTESLKNAQINHGVGSFHLSENDLVVEDTQHKAQMSTILMIDISHSMILYGEDRITPAKKVAMALAELITTRYPKDTLDILVFGNDAWPIPIKDLPYLKVGPYHTNTVAGLQLAMDMLRRKRNTNKQIFMITDGKPSCLRMPDGTYYKNSVGLDDFIVEKCYNMARQARKLHIPITTFMIAQDPYLMQFIRHFTEANKGKAFFTGLKGLGEMIFEDYEANRKKRLK
- a CDS encoding MoxR family ATPase, whose product is MKLDYKNIHTLGALKAAGYETKSVKDELRDNLVEKIKKGEDAFPGVWGYEDTVIPELERAILSRHNINLLGLRGQAKTRLAHLMVNLLDEYIPVVEGSEINDDPMKPMSRFAMELIKEKGNDTPITWMHKDERFAEKLATPDVTVADLIGDVDPIKAANLKLSYADDRVIHFGMIPRANRCIFVINELPDLQARIQVSLFNILEEGDIQIRGFKLRLPLDIQFVFTANPEDYTNRGSIVTPLKDRIGSQILTHYPDDIEIARKITEQEAKLDSRQTDAVYVPDLAKDLLEQIIFEARDSEYVDAKSGVSARTSITAFENLLSTAERRSLLNGGNNTMVRLSDFLGIIPAITGKIELVYEGEQEGADGVAGILIDDAVKTLFPKYFPKINKLERKDEETVYDELLHWFFQGEGFELMDDFTDEEYKRALDGIPALNQLLKDHQPDYDAKDVYFLKELLLWGLVSFKKLNKQRFTDGFEFKDLYSSFLKDI
- a CDS encoding sensor histidine kinase; amino-acid sequence: MIKKLWVAFIFLIILMGASYIFITGYLTLNYNKAITQRVNANVADHVIQEKFQNAAPFLEDGNVNKELFGDLMHDMMAVNRGIEVYLLNKSGDILYSVVLEHNENEPMKSVALEPIKKYIDTGGQEFILGDDPLNPDEQNIFSAAPFSIDGHEGYIYIIVAGKQLALISDNLFSSYFTKLSIGAILLTMVFAALIGILSIWFLTKNLRLITQTVRKFQEGDLDIRIENPKQSDIEVVALSFNEMADTIVDNMDKMKSVDNLRRELIANVSHDLRTPLAVLKGYIETLQIKKDTLTESQKEEYLQITHNNIDKLSSLINQLFEYSKLEAEQVTPIKEPFSITELSHDLIAKFRLLAEEKQIHLQLENPEDNCMVHADIGLVERALQNLIENAIKYTEPNGKVTLSLVKMGKQIEINITDTGNGIPVSDQPFIFDRYKQVDKSTQKRGLGLGLAIVKKIMDLHDTTIVVLSKPYEGSSFIFKLPAYQLQ
- a CDS encoding response regulator transcription factor, whose protein sequence is MKRILIIEDDPEIIKLLELHLSDVSYETTMAMDGNEGLQSALENDYDLILLDLTLPGLDGVEVCRKLRATKNTPVIMLTAKSEEIDRVLGLEIGADDYMTKPFSIRELLARIKAVLRRTNKVEKKQEDTSIILAEGLKIDIDKRKVVLGDYKIELSPKEFELLVLMASNPGRNYTRTELLNIIWGYNFEGYEHTVNSHINRLRAKIESDMANPNYILTTWGVGYKFNEEIIA
- a CDS encoding tRNA pseudouridine synthase A is translated as MKKQRFCYLVRLQYLGFRFNGWQVQPKLKTIVGMLNKTFIFLYPNVPYKILGAGRTDSKVSSLDGAFELFVEEPILNLDIFLVNFNKNLPSDIRLLSIESVDQSFNIIKNSKTKEYHYFFSFGSKNHPFSAPFITNYIDELDLELMKQGATLFTGTHDFSVYTAALKPNTITVREIDSCTIVANDVLTANFFPEQSYILKVVGSGFMRYQIRMIMGALVQLGKNELTLHEIKESLIAGSSQKLNTIAPGSGLMLNQLHFNK